A genomic region of Candidatus Rhabdochlamydia sp. T3358 contains the following coding sequences:
- the eno gene encoding phosphopyruvate hydratase: MSNIESIDALEVLDSRGNPTIEVSVFATDGSQGKALVPSGASTGEHEAVELRDKDPKRYQGKGVLQAVENVIDPLAKLLKGESIFAQNKIDQLMIQADGKENKSRYGANAILGVSLAVAKAAACSKKIPLYKYLHPQTHYTMPCPMMNIINGGAHADNLLDFQEFMIRPIGAPSFREALRWGVEIYHTLKSLLKSERYSTSVGDEGGFAPRLESNEITLDYILRAIREAGYEPGHQITIAMDCAASEFYDSCSRSYIERKKQAAGMPFSSRSAEELISYLSELCEKYPIDSIEDPLDQNDWKGWHKLTATLGKKIQIVGDDIFVTNPKFLQRGIDQGVANSILIKLNQIGTLSETLGTIDLAKKNRYKTVISHRSGETEDTTIADLSVALSTGQIKTGAPCRTDRVAKYNRLLEIEHELKAHAHFGK, from the coding sequence ATGAGCAATATCGAATCTATTGATGCTTTAGAAGTACTTGATTCCCGCGGTAATCCCACAATTGAGGTCTCTGTTTTTGCTACAGATGGTAGCCAAGGTAAAGCCCTTGTTCCCTCCGGAGCATCCACTGGTGAACATGAAGCTGTCGAGTTAAGAGACAAAGACCCTAAACGCTATCAAGGTAAAGGTGTTCTGCAGGCTGTAGAAAATGTGATAGATCCTCTTGCTAAACTCTTAAAAGGAGAATCCATTTTTGCCCAAAATAAAATAGACCAGTTAATGATTCAAGCAGATGGAAAAGAAAATAAATCACGCTATGGAGCCAACGCTATTCTAGGGGTTTCTCTTGCAGTGGCTAAAGCCGCTGCTTGCTCTAAAAAAATACCTCTTTATAAATACTTACATCCTCAGACTCATTATACTATGCCCTGTCCTATGATGAATATCATCAATGGAGGAGCTCATGCAGATAATCTGCTCGATTTTCAAGAGTTCATGATTCGCCCTATCGGAGCACCTTCTTTTCGTGAAGCGCTGCGTTGGGGTGTAGAAATCTATCACACACTAAAATCGCTTTTAAAAAGCGAAAGGTACTCTACATCTGTTGGAGATGAAGGAGGATTTGCCCCTAGATTAGAATCCAATGAAATAACCCTTGATTATATTTTAAGAGCCATTAGAGAAGCTGGCTATGAACCAGGTCATCAAATAACTATTGCCATGGACTGCGCAGCCTCTGAATTTTATGACAGCTGTAGCAGATCTTATATTGAAAGAAAAAAACAAGCTGCAGGTATGCCTTTTAGCTCACGCTCAGCAGAAGAGCTTATTTCCTACCTTAGTGAGCTATGCGAAAAATACCCTATCGATAGTATTGAAGACCCTCTCGATCAAAATGACTGGAAAGGGTGGCATAAATTAACAGCCACATTAGGAAAAAAAATTCAAATAGTCGGAGATGATATCTTTGTAACCAATCCAAAATTTCTACAAAGAGGAATCGATCAAGGAGTTGCTAATTCTATTTTAATTAAACTCAATCAAATTGGAACCCTATCAGAAACCCTTGGGACTATAGATCTAGCCAAAAAAAATCGATATAAAACCGTTATTTCTCATCGCTCAGGAGAAACAGAAGATACAACAATTGCTGATTTAAGCGTTGCTCTTTCAACAGGACAGATTAAAACAGGAGCACCTTGTCGCACAGATAGAGTTGCCAAATACAATCGTCTACTGGAAATTGAACATGAACTTAAAGCCCATGCGCATTTTGGCAAATAA
- a CDS encoding sulfatase-like hydrolase/transferase — protein sequence MKEKSINYWFFGFYFLLISTLHIVHLLLKPSAAIWCVDAIGQCALETILLIILAKTLSLYVPFAINIVGLSLFLILAHIIDFPLVRLMDISFWFALNFMLQEGGDNILELLYASNISLSNWILLFFGAVIILISSVLCFKKTQYWSDKIPLNLSFNSLVVLAGGSFFLLCGWDLVTLDRKMLGNMQAYQKILPWKTTFFVKEKEYLEVDQPILALQEHNLLEIEKIQLDAKPDIYLFIVESLREDFINQEIAPHLSSFKEQSLSFKLALANANATHLSWFSLFYSQLPFHWNSSLLKQKAMGSPFLQTLKASGYRIHVYASSRLGYYGMEESLFGRNRALIDKIVTQDSVEKPTYLKDQAVINCLIEDMQQNKGGRVFITFLDSTHLDYSWPLEKKSAFEPVDQTLNYLKALSNNKEYLEKIKNRYRNALHFVDSLFGRFFIALESDKDALVVITGDHGEEFYEQGHLFHASHLSYPQVHIPLYYRLGSDPKWSGCTLDRLSSHMDIFPTLFHYLLKKPFVGNYEGQSVLDENHWPYAVITRFNACFSPTEFCIHDKEYKAIFRAEKDVFSCRKLQLIDVKTLHDDLLTNKEQLIEERFRPALQRVFAPHE from the coding sequence ATGAAAGAAAAATCGATTAATTATTGGTTTTTTGGCTTCTATTTTTTATTAATAAGTACATTACATATTGTTCATTTGTTGCTAAAGCCCAGCGCAGCTATATGGTGTGTGGATGCAATAGGACAATGTGCTCTTGAAACTATTTTATTAATTATATTAGCTAAAACTCTCAGTTTATATGTTCCTTTTGCTATCAACATAGTTGGGTTGAGTCTATTTTTAATATTAGCTCATATCATTGATTTCCCTCTTGTTCGATTGATGGATATTTCTTTTTGGTTTGCTCTAAATTTTATGTTGCAAGAAGGAGGAGACAATATTTTAGAGCTACTTTATGCGAGTAATATCTCTTTAAGCAATTGGATTCTTTTATTTTTTGGCGCGGTTATTATCTTAATTTCAAGTGTATTGTGTTTTAAAAAAACACAATACTGGAGCGACAAAATTCCTCTTAATCTTTCTTTCAATTCTCTGGTTGTATTAGCAGGTGGTAGTTTTTTTTTACTATGTGGTTGGGATTTGGTAACTTTAGATAGAAAAATGCTGGGTAATATGCAAGCCTATCAAAAAATCCTACCTTGGAAAACAACTTTTTTTGTGAAAGAAAAAGAGTATTTAGAAGTAGATCAACCTATTTTGGCTTTGCAAGAGCATAATCTATTAGAGATCGAAAAAATCCAGTTAGATGCAAAGCCGGATATCTATTTATTCATAGTAGAGTCTTTAAGGGAAGACTTCATTAATCAAGAGATAGCTCCTCATTTGAGCTCTTTTAAAGAGCAGTCGCTTTCTTTTAAATTAGCTCTTGCAAATGCAAATGCAACGCATCTTTCCTGGTTTTCACTTTTTTATTCTCAATTACCGTTTCATTGGAATTCTTCATTATTAAAACAAAAAGCCATGGGAAGTCCTTTTTTACAAACACTGAAGGCAAGTGGGTATCGTATCCATGTATATGCCTCCTCACGCCTTGGTTATTATGGAATGGAAGAGAGCTTATTTGGTCGTAATCGGGCGCTTATTGATAAAATAGTGACACAGGATTCTGTAGAGAAGCCTACTTATTTAAAAGACCAAGCTGTTATCAATTGTTTAATTGAGGATATGCAACAGAATAAAGGGGGGCGAGTATTTATTACTTTTCTAGATTCTACACATTTAGACTATAGCTGGCCTCTTGAAAAAAAATCTGCTTTTGAACCAGTAGATCAAACACTTAACTATCTAAAAGCGCTTTCTAATAACAAAGAGTATTTAGAAAAAATTAAAAACCGCTATCGAAATGCGCTGCATTTTGTGGACTCCCTATTTGGTAGGTTTTTTATAGCTCTTGAATCGGATAAAGATGCTTTGGTGGTAATCACGGGAGATCATGGAGAGGAATTTTATGAACAAGGACATCTTTTTCATGCTTCTCATTTAAGTTACCCACAAGTTCATATCCCTCTTTATTATCGGTTAGGCAGCGATCCTAAATGGAGTGGGTGCACTTTAGATCGGCTCAGTTCGCATATGGATATTTTCCCTACTTTATTTCACTATTTATTGAAAAAACCATTTGTAGGAAATTATGAAGGACAATCTGTTTTAGATGAAAATCATTGGCCTTATGCAGTAATTACCCGGTTTAATGCTTGTTTTTCTCCTACAGAATTTTGTATTCACGATAAAGAATATAAAGCCATTTTTCGTGCGGAAAAGGATGTTTTTAGCTGTAGAAAATTACAACTCATAGATGTAAAAACATTGCATGATGATCTATTAACCAATAAAGAACAACTCATAGAAGAGCGATTTAGACCAGCCCTTCAAAGGGTGTTTGCTCCTCATGAGTAA
- a CDS encoding peroxiredoxin, whose amino-acid sequence MSRLLIGKKAPSFRSKAVQGEKIIEGFSLDDFLGQYVVFFFYPLDFTFVCPTELHAFQEALPQFKQKNAQVVGCSVDSGFSHLAWLSTPKAKGGIEGIEYPIVSDLNKKIASDYCVLHEEEGIAYRGLFLIDRQGIIRHLLINDFPIGRSVEEALRVLDALICFEAHGEVCPANWSVGKKTMQPDTAGLVNYFN is encoded by the coding sequence ATGAGTCGTTTACTGATTGGGAAAAAAGCTCCTTCTTTTAGATCAAAAGCGGTGCAGGGAGAAAAAATAATAGAGGGGTTTTCTTTAGATGATTTTTTAGGGCAGTATGTCGTATTTTTTTTCTATCCTTTAGATTTTACCTTTGTTTGTCCAACGGAATTACATGCTTTTCAAGAAGCTCTTCCACAATTTAAGCAGAAAAATGCTCAGGTGGTTGGTTGCTCAGTGGATAGTGGATTTTCTCATTTAGCTTGGCTTTCTACTCCTAAAGCCAAAGGCGGCATTGAAGGGATAGAATATCCGATTGTTTCTGATCTGAATAAGAAAATAGCTAGTGATTATTGCGTATTGCACGAAGAAGAAGGAATTGCCTACCGCGGTTTATTTTTAATCGATCGTCAAGGAATTATCCGTCATCTTTTAATCAATGATTTTCCTATTGGACGTTCGGTCGAGGAAGCTTTACGCGTTTTAGATGCGTTAATTTGCTTTGAAGCTCATGGAGAGGTTTGTCCTGCTAATTGGAGTGTGGGTAAAAAAACCATGCAACCGGACACAGCAGGATTGGTTAATTATTTTAACTAA
- a CDS encoding MBL fold metallo-hydrolase: MIVKRFSTGPIDTNSYLLICPSSKSAVVIDMGQDSAKELSSYAKEHQLKLEKILLTHSHWDHIADISHLNIPVYIHQDDEANVINPGSDGLPLFIPIQGVKVDHHLKDGEMIEVGDLRIKVIHTPGHTPGGVCFYLEEQKILFSGDTLFQGAIGRMDLPTACPPLKMIESLKKLEALPQETIVYPGHGEKTTIKQEISNIHAMEKLLHKRTI, from the coding sequence ATGATTGTAAAAAGATTCTCAACCGGGCCAATAGATACGAATAGCTATTTGCTTATCTGCCCATCTTCTAAGTCAGCCGTTGTAATTGATATGGGGCAAGATAGCGCTAAAGAGCTTAGCTCTTATGCAAAAGAGCACCAATTAAAACTAGAAAAAATCCTTCTTACTCATTCTCATTGGGATCATATTGCAGACATTTCTCATTTGAATATACCGGTTTATATACATCAAGACGATGAAGCTAATGTTATAAACCCTGGTTCTGATGGGCTTCCTCTTTTTATTCCTATTCAAGGGGTAAAAGTAGATCATCATCTAAAAGATGGTGAGATGATTGAGGTAGGAGATCTGCGTATTAAGGTCATTCATACTCCCGGTCACACACCAGGGGGTGTATGTTTTTATCTAGAAGAACAGAAAATACTCTTTTCAGGAGATACATTATTTCAAGGAGCTATTGGTCGAATGGATTTGCCAACAGCATGCCCTCCTCTTAAAATGATAGAATCTTTAAAGAAGCTAGAAGCTCTTCCTCAAGAAACTATTGTCTATCCAGGACACGGAGAGAAAACTACAATTAAGCAAGAGATCTCAAACATTCATGCAATGGAAAAACTTTTACACAAGAGGACAATATGA
- a CDS encoding endonuclease/exonuclease/phosphatase family protein → MKFILKYTLILAISATLYGETESKFPIIQETRPSDSTKNSSDKLIYLPGDCIEKEEFLINLHILNLESCLKIPADFLAELILSQDADVVCIQDIDTHYADGLYVLLLEGYAHFLYMNPSSKKHFDSSLDGFFIASKYPMENAQFNPFKDPEKEGEGCLDFIIKNKNTPIGHIYLAHLQKDPETQTLKFLEVVEKMKLDFLNTKQQPLPFVLCGKLSLLEDSEEDFFFLSDSQRDFTEMESLTLTSIQAIEDDNLPFAFEQETSYSLNSSLYSKEL, encoded by the coding sequence ATGAAATTCATCCTTAAATACACATTAATACTTGCCATTTCAGCGACCCTCTATGGAGAAACAGAAAGCAAGTTTCCTATAATTCAAGAAACAAGACCTAGTGATTCAACTAAAAACAGTTCCGATAAGCTCATTTATTTGCCCGGTGACTGTATAGAAAAGGAAGAGTTTCTCATAAATCTTCATATCTTAAATCTTGAGTCTTGTTTAAAGATTCCAGCAGATTTTTTAGCTGAATTAATTTTATCACAAGATGCTGATGTGGTCTGCATCCAAGACATAGATACTCATTATGCTGATGGTTTATATGTACTTCTTCTGGAGGGCTATGCTCATTTCTTATACATGAACCCATCTTCCAAAAAACACTTTGACTCTTCTCTTGATGGTTTTTTTATTGCTAGTAAGTATCCTATGGAAAATGCCCAATTTAATCCCTTTAAGGATCCAGAAAAAGAGGGTGAAGGCTGTTTAGATTTTATTATCAAAAACAAAAATACGCCTATTGGACATATTTATCTTGCTCATCTACAAAAAGACCCGGAAACCCAAACTCTTAAATTTCTAGAAGTCGTAGAAAAAATGAAGCTCGATTTCCTAAACACAAAACAACAGCCCCTCCCTTTTGTTCTCTGCGGTAAATTAAGTCTATTAGAAGATTCTGAAGAAGACTTCTTTTTCTTATCTGATAGCCAAAGAGATTTTACAGAAATGGAGTCTCTTACGCTAACCTCTATACAAGCAATAGAAGATGATAACTTGCCATTTGCTTTTGAACAGGAAACCTCTTATTCATTAAACAGCTCTCTTTATTCAAAAGAGCTGTAA
- a CDS encoding glycine--tRNA ligase, with translation MDRKISMDDIVALCKRRGFIFQSSEIYGGLQGIYDYGPLGVELKNNLKSAWWKSIVYERDDIEGLDCSIITHRLTLKYSGHEDTFTDPMVDCRQCKHRMRADHIVDHTCDHCGSKDLTEARNFNLMFRTNLGPVDDGTSFAYLRPETAQSIFINFKNVVDSTSRKIPFGIAQIGKAFRNEVTPRNFIFRVREFEQMELEFFVKPGEDETWHKIWVENRLNWWKEQGLLTENLQLQPQKKEELAHYSKATTDILYRFPHGFEELEGIANRTDFDLGSHTKAKEEFKLFASVAANSDSNTKLGIQDPQTKEYIIPFVIEPSAGLDRGVLAILTQAFTEEMLPEGQKRIVLKLKPHLAPIKVAVVPLARNNEKIVTKAKEIKHFLQKLGIGRIKYEDTGNVGKAYRRNDEIGTPLCITVDFDTFESAEETVTIRDRDSMQQQRIAVKELISFIKNYFS, from the coding sequence ATGGACAGAAAAATATCGATGGATGACATTGTGGCTCTTTGTAAAAGAAGAGGTTTTATCTTTCAAAGTTCTGAAATTTACGGGGGCCTTCAAGGAATATATGACTATGGTCCTTTAGGCGTTGAGCTTAAAAATAATTTGAAATCAGCCTGGTGGAAATCTATTGTATATGAAAGAGATGATATTGAGGGTTTAGACTGCTCGATCATTACCCATCGTTTAACACTGAAGTACTCCGGTCATGAAGATACCTTTACCGATCCTATGGTGGATTGCCGTCAATGTAAGCACCGTATGAGAGCAGATCATATTGTTGACCACACATGTGATCATTGCGGATCTAAAGACTTAACAGAAGCCCGCAATTTTAATTTGATGTTTCGCACTAATTTAGGGCCTGTTGATGATGGAACAAGCTTTGCTTATCTTCGTCCAGAAACAGCACAAAGCATCTTTATCAATTTCAAAAACGTAGTCGATTCAACCTCAAGAAAAATCCCCTTTGGTATTGCACAAATTGGAAAAGCGTTCCGCAATGAGGTTACCCCCAGAAATTTTATTTTTAGGGTACGCGAATTTGAGCAAATGGAGCTCGAATTTTTTGTAAAACCAGGTGAAGATGAAACCTGGCATAAAATCTGGGTAGAAAATCGATTAAATTGGTGGAAAGAACAAGGCCTTCTAACAGAAAATCTTCAATTACAACCACAAAAAAAAGAAGAACTGGCGCATTATTCAAAAGCTACTACTGATATTTTATATAGGTTTCCACATGGCTTTGAAGAATTAGAAGGGATTGCCAATCGAACAGATTTCGATTTAGGATCTCACACCAAAGCCAAAGAAGAATTTAAGTTGTTTGCGAGTGTAGCAGCTAATAGTGATTCAAATACAAAACTTGGAATTCAAGATCCTCAGACCAAAGAGTATATCATTCCATTTGTTATTGAACCTTCTGCTGGTTTAGACCGTGGCGTATTAGCCATTCTAACGCAAGCTTTTACAGAAGAGATGTTACCAGAAGGACAAAAGCGTATTGTTCTAAAACTAAAACCTCATCTAGCTCCGATTAAAGTAGCGGTTGTTCCCTTAGCCCGTAACAATGAAAAAATTGTGACAAAAGCTAAAGAAATTAAGCACTTCTTACAAAAACTTGGCATTGGTCGTATTAAATATGAAGATACAGGGAATGTAGGTAAAGCCTATCGCCGCAATGATGAAATTGGAACACCACTTTGTATTACAGTTGATTTTGATACTTTTGAAAGTGCAGAGGAGACAGTTACAATTAGAGATCGCGATTCGATGCAACAACAAAGAATTGCAGTTAAAGAACTCATTTCCTTCATTAAAAACTACTTTTCTTAA
- the groL gene encoding chaperonin GroEL (60 kDa chaperone family; promotes refolding of misfolded polypeptides especially under stressful conditions; forms two stacked rings of heptamers to form a barrel-shaped 14mer; ends can be capped by GroES; misfolded proteins enter the barrel where they are refolded when GroES binds), protein MAKMLQFNQEALKSILEGVKKLAKAVAATMGPKGRNVVINKGEKSPLCTKDGVTVAQEIFLKDPFENVGAQLVKQASSKTSDIAGDGTTTAIVLAYAIYKEGVKNVGAGANPMLLKKGMDKAVAHLLTALDKLAIPITSDEEIKQIATISANNDAEIGEIVARAIQKVGQDGIITIAEAKGIDTVLTVVEGMQIDKGYLSPYFVNSAEKMLVEYENPLILITDKKLSQVKELVPILEKVKETKRPFLIIADGMEEEVLTTLVINKLGESPLPVCAIEAPSFGDRRKALLEDMAILTGATLITESLGLFVKDAGLEVLGTAKSIKISKDSATIIDGFGDKKILQERISFLRAEIERETSDYAKQHLEERLSKLSGGVAIINVGAGTETALKEKKERVEDALHATRAAAKEGIVAGGGVALLRAIKALDSITSSGDEAIGVEIIRRAAFAPAAAIAHNCGKQGDLIAEKVFEQAGNWGYNGLTDQFSNLVLDGVIDPVRVTKSALMHAASVSGMLLTVAAVITETPKPKSKAVPSMPNMGGMNGMMGGGMGMGGMGF, encoded by the coding sequence ATGGCTAAAATGCTGCAATTTAATCAAGAAGCCCTAAAATCTATTTTAGAAGGGGTAAAAAAATTAGCTAAAGCAGTAGCTGCAACAATGGGCCCCAAAGGTCGTAATGTTGTGATTAATAAAGGAGAAAAATCTCCTCTTTGTACCAAAGATGGAGTAACTGTTGCACAAGAAATTTTCCTCAAAGATCCCTTTGAAAATGTAGGAGCACAACTGGTCAAGCAAGCTTCTAGTAAAACATCAGATATTGCAGGCGATGGTACAACGACTGCAATTGTCCTTGCATATGCTATTTATAAAGAAGGTGTGAAAAATGTGGGAGCTGGTGCGAATCCGATGCTGCTGAAAAAAGGCATGGATAAAGCGGTTGCTCACTTGCTAACCGCTTTAGACAAATTAGCAATCCCTATTACAAGCGATGAAGAGATCAAGCAAATTGCGACAATTTCCGCCAATAATGACGCTGAAATTGGAGAAATTGTAGCTAGGGCCATACAAAAGGTGGGTCAAGATGGCATAATCACCATTGCAGAAGCAAAGGGGATTGATACTGTTTTAACGGTTGTAGAAGGTATGCAGATTGATAAAGGATATCTTTCTCCCTACTTTGTGAATAGTGCTGAAAAAATGCTCGTTGAATATGAAAACCCTTTGATTTTGATAACGGATAAAAAGTTATCACAAGTTAAGGAATTAGTTCCTATTCTTGAAAAAGTAAAAGAAACCAAGCGACCTTTTCTGATTATCGCAGATGGCATGGAAGAAGAGGTACTCACTACTTTAGTTATCAATAAACTAGGAGAATCCCCACTACCTGTATGTGCTATTGAAGCTCCTTCTTTTGGTGATAGGAGGAAAGCTCTTTTAGAAGACATGGCGATTCTTACCGGAGCTACTTTAATCACAGAAAGTCTAGGGCTTTTTGTAAAAGATGCAGGCCTAGAAGTTCTTGGAACAGCAAAGAGCATTAAAATCTCTAAAGATTCTGCTACGATTATTGATGGTTTTGGGGATAAAAAAATTCTTCAAGAAAGAATATCTTTTTTACGGGCAGAGATTGAAAGAGAGACCTCCGACTATGCAAAACAGCATTTGGAAGAAAGGCTATCTAAATTATCCGGCGGTGTAGCTATTATCAATGTAGGAGCCGGTACTGAAACTGCACTCAAAGAGAAAAAAGAGCGTGTTGAAGATGCTCTACATGCAACTCGTGCTGCTGCTAAAGAAGGAATTGTAGCAGGAGGAGGAGTTGCGCTTCTACGAGCTATTAAGGCTCTAGACTCTATTACATCTAGTGGTGATGAGGCAATTGGTGTAGAAATCATCCGTAGGGCTGCATTTGCTCCTGCAGCTGCAATTGCTCATAATTGCGGCAAACAAGGAGACTTAATTGCTGAGAAAGTATTTGAGCAAGCAGGTAACTGGGGCTATAATGGTCTTACAGATCAGTTTAGTAATTTAGTTTTAGATGGAGTCATCGATCCGGTGCGTGTAACTAAAAGTGCTCTTATGCATGCAGCTTCTGTTTCTGGTATGCTATTAACAGTTGCTGCTGTCATTACAGAAACCCCCAAACCCAAATCAAAAGCAGTTCCTTCTATGCCTAATATGGGCGGAATGAACGGCATGATGGGCGGTGGTATGGGTATGGGTGGTATGGGTTTCTAA
- a CDS encoding co-chaperone GroES: MSANHMQPLGDKVLIKRAAAKKSKSGILLPESVQEKSREAEVVAVGPGKYDEQGKLRPMHVKVGDYILFSSYAGTEVKTEDEQAEYLIISQDDILGVLV, from the coding sequence ATGTCAGCTAATCATATGCAGCCACTCGGAGATAAAGTTCTTATAAAAAGAGCTGCTGCCAAAAAATCTAAAAGTGGAATTTTATTACCAGAATCCGTGCAAGAAAAATCCCGAGAAGCGGAGGTTGTTGCAGTAGGTCCTGGTAAATACGATGAACAAGGCAAATTAAGACCTATGCACGTAAAAGTGGGAGATTATATTCTTTTTTCTTCCTATGCTGGTACTGAAGTAAAAACAGAGGATGAGCAAGCTGAATATCTGATTATATCTCAAGATGATATTCTCGGAGTTCTTGTTTAA
- a CDS encoding DUF1343 domain-containing protein, producing MFNYQFFFLAIWSFCLSVTGLELKLGVDCLFEESNIVKLRGKKLGLITNQTGVNSNLSSTIELFLNHDTQLIALFAPEHGLYGLEPAGVKVESQSINGLPVYSLYGTTRRATSNMLQGIDLLVFDIQDIGCRSYTYLTALCYILEEAAKRKISVIVLDRPNPMGGLIVDGPMLEDKWRSYIGYINVPYCHGMTIGELACYFNQEYHIGCDLEVIRMKGWQRSMSFRDTKLCWIPTSPNIPEAETPFFYASTGILGELGIANIGIGSTLPFKIVGAPWINAKQFAKKLNAQKLPGVIFHPCYYRPLTGLYQSENCQGVLLFILDHKIYKPLSVQYMIIGLLKSLYREQFTNRLKQLGAERKQVFCKANGNEYMLEVLNNEEYVAWKLISYQFEDRQKFLAKRGAYLLY from the coding sequence ATGTTTAATTATCAGTTTTTTTTCTTAGCAATTTGGAGTTTTTGCCTTTCTGTAACAGGATTAGAACTGAAATTGGGGGTGGATTGTTTATTTGAAGAGAGCAATATTGTTAAGTTACGAGGCAAAAAACTAGGACTTATTACCAATCAAACAGGGGTTAATAGCAATCTTTCTTCTACCATCGAGTTATTTTTAAACCATGATACTCAGCTCATTGCCTTATTTGCGCCAGAGCATGGTTTATATGGTTTAGAACCAGCGGGAGTCAAAGTAGAGTCGCAAAGTATCAATGGTTTGCCTGTATATAGCTTATATGGAACCACTAGGCGAGCTACTTCAAACATGTTGCAAGGGATTGATTTACTGGTTTTTGACATACAAGATATCGGATGCCGATCTTATACTTATCTTACGGCCCTTTGTTATATTTTAGAAGAGGCAGCTAAACGTAAAATTTCAGTGATAGTGCTAGATCGCCCTAACCCTATGGGCGGCTTGATTGTAGATGGGCCCATGTTAGAGGATAAATGGCGATCTTATATCGGATATATCAATGTTCCTTATTGTCATGGAATGACAATCGGCGAGTTGGCTTGTTATTTTAATCAAGAGTATCACATTGGATGCGATTTAGAGGTAATTCGCATGAAAGGGTGGCAAAGATCGATGTCCTTTAGGGATACGAAGTTATGTTGGATTCCTACAAGTCCTAATATTCCTGAAGCAGAAACCCCTTTTTTTTATGCTTCTACTGGAATTTTAGGAGAATTAGGAATCGCAAATATCGGCATAGGAAGCACTCTGCCTTTCAAAATTGTAGGGGCCCCTTGGATTAATGCAAAGCAGTTTGCTAAAAAGTTAAATGCACAGAAATTACCCGGTGTTATTTTTCATCCCTGCTACTACCGCCCTCTTACAGGGCTTTATCAATCAGAGAACTGCCAAGGAGTTTTATTATTTATTCTCGATCATAAAATTTATAAGCCGCTTAGTGTGCAATATATGATCATAGGTCTTTTAAAAAGTCTTTATCGAGAACAGTTTACAAATAGACTCAAGCAGTTAGGAGCGGAAAGAAAGCAAGTTTTTTGTAAAGCTAATGGAAATGAATACATGCTTGAGGTATTAAATAACGAAGAGTATGTTGCTTGGAAGCTAATCAGCTATCAATTTGAAGATCGTCAAAAGTTCTTGGCAAAACGTGGTGCTTATTTGCTCTATTAA